The genomic DNA TGTCAGGCATGGCGGAGAGCTACACAGCATCCGGCATTGCCCAGAGTAAGTGATGTCCCCTGTGCTTCTGCCACAGATatttcagcaggggaccctgggaagagggcgacagtggtgtctaCCTGGCAGGAAGTGGATCCTGAACCATGCAGGGCCAGGGGACTTCCACCTCATTGGCTGATGAGCAGTGCCAGCCTGTGCTGACCTCACTGGGAGGGTGGAGATGAGGCTGCGGTGAGCAGCCGGGCCAAGGCTGTGACCGCTGTAGGGTTTCTGAGACTTCAGCTGTCTTAAGGTCTTCTCTTGATGGGTCCTGGCTCTACCCTAATATCCTCCATCCTCCCTGGTCTGCTACCAATGTAGGggtgcccagtgtgtgtgtgtgtgtgtgtgtgtgtgtgtgtgtgtgcgtgcgtgcgtgtgcgtgtgtgtgcctgtgtgtgtgcctgtgtgtgtgcatgtctgaacCATTCCCCTTCCCTTGTTCTTGCTCCTCAGAGGGTCCCTCGTCGCTCAACCACACCCCCAGCATCAGGCGCCTATCCTTGCTCGCCCTGCCCCCCCCATCCCCTACCACCCAGGGTCCCCGTGCCAGGGCAAGGCAGGTGAGCCCCAACCTGGAGAGGGGCCCCTGCCTCCCTGACTTGGACATCGGAGAAGGTACCCCATCCACAGCACTGTCCCCTCTAACCCAAGATCATTCGACGTTGCAAGCATGTTTCGCTAGCTCACTGCTGGGCCCTCCCTGCTGACTCCTGCTGAGGCTAATGGGGAAACACAGCCTTGGGTGGGGAGGACGAAAAAAAAGGCCTCCAGGGAGGAGAGAGCAGGGTTAGAACTACCTGGGGGTCCTGTCACAGGCCATGGGCAGAACTCAGGGGAGCTCAGCCCCATGAAGCAGGCACCAGAGAGGTACCTAtgatatatatgtctatatatatatatatgtatatgtatatgtatatgtatatgtatatatatgtatatgtatatatccctTCTCCCTTGAGAGAGGATACTCGAGTTCCTTTGTCTTGAAGGCCCTGGGCCTCACCACTCATCCTTCCACCTCTGTAGCAGGCCTTACCTGGAGGTTCTAGAATTGTCAAACCGAGGtgtctctgtgccttcttttACGTGTCTGAGCCTTGGGAGCAggaagaatgggggtggggggggcagggTCCAGGGTAGGGGCTCTCGTTGATCATCGTCTGTATTGGAATAGCTCACCCTGCTCCAAAACTCCTCACGCCCCTCAGCACAGCCACACGGCTTCATATTCTCTGCAGCGAGATTGCCTGTGGGCATTTTCTACACGTACCTGCTTGCCTGTAACTAGCCCGGGAGAAACCTGCTTTGACTGCAGCAGGAGGGAGGGCTAGTCTGAGATGAACAGGCCTGAGGGCCAGGTGACCCACTAGGGTCTCTGTCTGGGAGCCCAGCAGGGCAATCACAACCCTTCCTCCTGGCAGTTGCTGCCAAGTGGTGGGGCCAGAAGCGGATTGACTACGCCCTGTACTGCCCCGACGCCCTCATGGCCTTCCCCACAGTGGCCCTGCCCCACCTCTTCCATGCCAGCTACTGGGAGTCAACCGATGTGGTCTCCTTTCTGCTGAGACAGGTACCTACTGCTCAGATACAACTGGGCGGGCCTCACAGGATGCCCTGAGAGAGTAAGGGCTCCTCCCTGCCCCAGTAGGTCAGGCACCTAGCACCCAGGGAGTGTCGGAGTAGGACCATGCCCTACGGAGCTGGGAATGGGagctggctggggtgggggtggggtaggcaAGATTAGATGGTTTGGTGGTCCTGCAGACCCTGCTGGGCGCCCATTACCAGCTCCTGGGATGGCTGGCCCGCCTCTGTCCCCCAGGTCATGCGGCACGACAGCGCGAGCATCCTAGAGCTGGACGGCAAGGAGGTGTCCGTGTTCACGCCTTCGCAGCCCAGGGAGAAGTGGCAGCGCAAGAGAACCCACGTGAAGCTCCGGGTGAGGGTCCTCTGGCTCTGGGGCCCATGCTCCTGTCTAGTCCCGTGCAATCGTGCTGTGTCACACTGCTGTGGGTTGTCCTATCTGATCATTGAGGAGTGAGGcgggagctgggagggggagaaaggacacAAGGCTGGCTCCCTCTGCCTGGCCTGGCTAGGTTTTCAGCTGGACCACAGCATGGGGCTCAGAACTGAAGCTCAAACCTCAGACTCACTCACAGAGGTGTTAGGTGAGCCCAGAAGACCCCACTGCTCTCCCTTATCCttacctccccttccttcccctcccccagaacGTGGCAGCCAATCACCGGATCAATGATGCAGTTGCCAATGAGGACGGCCCACAGGTTGTGACAGGCCGGTTCATGTACGGGCCCTTAGACATGGTCACCCTGACTGGGGAAAAGGTTAGGATGGGTATAGCCAGGGTGTGGGACTGAGGCCAGGCCGTGGCCGGTTTGTAACCAGCTTACCTGGGCTTCAGGTGGATGTGCACATCATGACGCAGCCGCCCTCAGGTGAGTGGCTGTACCTAGACACTCTAGTGACCAACAGCAGTGGGCGTGTCTCCTACACGATTCCAGAAACACACCGCCTGGGGGTGGGCGTGTACCCTATCAAGATGGTGGTCAGGTATGTGCCTCTGGTGGGAGAACAGTGGGCCGGCTCCTGGGTATAGGGAGGGTAGGGGCGGGACGGAGTGGATGGATGCTCTGGCTGGTTCTGACGAGCTGTCCCTGACAACCAGGGGAGACCACACATTTGCCGACAGCTACATCACTGTGCTCCCCAAGGGCACAGAGTTTGTGGTCTTCAGTATCGATGGCTCCTTTGCGGCTAGCGTGTCCATCATGGGCAGCGACCCCAAGGTGCGCGCCGGGGCTGTGGACGTGGTGCGGTGAGTGTGGCTGTCAGAAGGTGGGTGGGCTGCGGACCAAGTGGAGGAGGAAAACACTCGACACAGCCTTGAGGGCCCGGTGCCACCCTTGTGCAAGCCACATGTCAGTCTAGGTCCGAGGATGCCTCCTTTGAGGTACCTAGGATACCCCCACAAGCTCAGAGCCAGTGAGGCTTGGACACTGCCATACACCCTCATTCCTGCTGGCCAAGATACACTTCGTGTGCAGCGCATCAGACCCAGGACCTCACTCTGCCACAAGCTACACTCcactttttcagacagggtctcactcgttgcccaggctgccttgaacttgccattctcctgcctcagcctcgagTATCCCGGATACAATCAGGAGCTGGGCACCGCAAGGCTCAGCTGAAGATGTACTTTTCAGTGGCTCAAACGGGCTctagctgggcaggagagagggaggctcGAGGAGGAGAGCAGCCATGGGACACCACGCCTGCCCCTTGCCTCCACAGACACTGGCAGGACCTGGGCTACCTCATCATCTATGTGACCGGCCGGCCGGACATGCAGAAGCAGCGGGTGGTGGCATGGCTGGCTCAGCACAATTTCCCTCACGGTGTGGTGTCCTTCTGTGATGGCCTGGTGCACGACCCGCTGCGCCACAAGGCTAACTTTCTGAAGCTGCTCATCTCTGAGGTGGGGCTTGGGAGGACTGGGGAAGGCGGGGAGGGCTGGGGAAGGCGGGGAGGGCTGGAAGGCCCAGCCTGTGCCCATGCTCGTCTCATCCACAGCTGCACCTGCGCGCGCATGCGGCCTACGGCTCCACCAAGGATGTGGCCGTCTACAACTCCATCAGCCTTTCTCCCATGCACATCTACATTGTGGGCCGCCCCACCAAGAAGTTGCAGCAGCAGTGTCAGGTAATGGGGTTCACTGAAGGGCACACATTCCTTGGGGAGCCCCGGACACTTAGCAGCCTgcccctgtccccctcccctgcaGTTCATCACAGACGGCTACGCGGCCCACCTGGCCCAGCTCAAGTACAATCACCGGGCGCGGCCAGCGCGGAACACAGCAACGCGCATGGCTTTGCGCAAGGGCAGCTTCGGTCTGCCTGGCCAAGGTGACTTCCTTCGCTCCCGGAATCACCTGCTCCGCACCATCTCGGCTCAGCCCAGTGGGCCCAGCCATCGGCACGATCGGACACAGACCCAGATGGACTTGGAGCAGCGGGGCCAGCGCAGCATGAGCATGGCGGCCAGTTGCTGGGGCCGTGCCATGGCAGGCCGGCTTGAACCCGGGGCAGCCACAGGACCCAAGTAGGACCCCCTCAGGAGGCGCTGTGGTCTCCATGGTGCTAGGCCAGGGCACCGGCCCTCCTGGGCACACGTAGGTGGCTGGGGACACAGACAGGACCTGAGAGCTTGTCCCGGGGCCTCTTGGAAGACAGCCATGCCAACCCAGTCCTCCCAGCCTTGCCCAATGCCCTAGGCTCTGAGGAGCCCAGCTAGTCATGGAAACTGGCAGGAGGTCCAGCCCATGACGGAAGAGGAACCAGGATCGGCCACTTAGCCCAGCCTGGGAGGCATTCCTGGACGTCTTGCTCTGTGTTGATCTCTCAGCCTCCTGGTGGCAGGCATGGGTCTTGGCCTTGCCTGTCACCTCCCTGTCCACTGGCGCCCCTTCCCATTTGGCAGCAGCTCCAATGGGGTCTAACCTGCTTCTTGTTGACTCCAGTTTTCAACTGTCCAACCTCACTGGTTTTGCACTGGTTTTTGAGAGTGGAGACCCGTTACCACCTCCTGGCTCCAGACATGTTGACATGCATGAAAATCCAGTCTCTGCTGATCCAGGGCCTGTCACCACACAGAATATTCCAGTGTGGAAAGTTTTCACGCAAGCAGGAGAGAAAGGCCATACCTTAGTTTCTGCTGCCTGCCTGGGCTGCCGACACCACAGCAGCCCGATGGCAGTCCCAGACTGCTACCCACCTGTCCACCTGCCCCACCCAGAGCTCAGTGCAGTCCCAGAGCCGATGTCACTCCGGGCCCTGAGCACAGCACAGGTGTGAGGCCAGGAAAGTGCACGGCTGGCTCTTCGTAGCCCACCTTGGGCAGCTGGACCTGAAGAGGCCTGGCCTCCACCTCTACTCCTCGCCGGCCATGGGCGGGGACCCCGTGCCATGGCTGCTGCCCACCGTGTTTCTACGCCTTTCTACTTCTCCATCCGGTTTCTATAAGGTTTTTTTTAACAGGCAATCCTGGGCTGCTTCCTTTTCTTAACTCAGTGTCAGCGCAGCCTGCTACATTAGGAACACCCAGCACTGTGACAGGGTCCCACTCAGTCTGGCCTGTGGGCCCTGCACCTGGCCCACTTGGCAAGGTGTGGGTTTCTTGCCTCACCTGACCCACAATTCCACCGACTTCCTACTCTGGTGTGGGTGGGGCTCTTAGGTTTTCTTAATGCCATTCTGTTTTAATGTCGACTCCAAGAAGCCACAGCTCACATGTCAGCCTGAGGGCGTACAGCCATTTTATTTCTCTCCAAACAAGGATGGGCATCTTACACGCTGGGTCTGGGCCCTGCCTTCCGCACAGCACTGACCACGACCCTACTGCACCTTCTGTGTTGGCTGAGCTCACGGAGCTCAGGCCTCCTGTCCAGTGACGGGGCTCTGCTTGAGTAGCTGCCAAGCTGGACTCAGACTCAGGGCCCCGTGGCTGGGTCAAGAGGCGTATAGGAGACACTGACTTTGCTGTGTAGTTACGTACAGCACAGGGGCGTGGGATTCCCGCCACGGCCGGTCTACACGGGAAGAAAGCTATTTATTTTgtgcagaggaaaaaaaaatgtctggagGGGTGAGGCCTTCAGGGTCTCCTCATCCATGTAGCTTTGTGCTGTTCCCAGCGTTCTGTATAAAGCAGTGATTATCTTATGGACCAAGATTCCATGGAGCTGTCACGGTAAAAGTGCAATATTTGCCCCACCACTCCCACAGGAAGCTGCTGGCCCGACAATCACTGCCCCATTGCGGGCACCAGGGGCCAGGGCCTCCTCCCTCAGGCCCCCCGTCTTGCCTCAGCTGAGGTGACTAGCCATCGGGAGAAGCACCTAGAAGCCTCAGGCCACTTGCAGTCAAGGCAAGGGAGGTCCTGGGGTCAGTGGGCTTGGTCCCTCCCCTGGGCAGCCCCCTGTGGCTCTGAATGCCCATGCTTGCCCAGCCGCCAGCCATGCCAAGGACAACAGCAATAGTCCCCTGGGCTCTCCCAGGGCCCTCAGCCATAGATGGTGAGACGGGCAGCCTTCCCCAAAACCTCACtcaagtctgctttttgcctcccTCGAGATTCCCTTTGGCTCATTCTCTTGAGGAAGCCCCACTTTTACAGAAAGTAAGAGAGGAAGGTCAAAGTCctttaaaaataccaaaaaaatgtTTACAGTGTCAGGTGCTGAGCTGCAGGGCTCAGGCCTGGCCATTCGTAACCAAAGGGTGAGGCAGACCTTGCTGACTGCCACCCACCCCAGGCCTGTTAGAATAGAAGCCTTAGTCAGTCCCTCCCCGTCCCCAGTCCCCAGGACTGAGCCTTGATGCCACCCAACACCAACCACCTGCCTTCTCTTAGATTTCTGAAGAAGGATTCAGCAAAGCCCATCCCCTTCCTGGCTCTGTGTGAGCTAGCCACCATTCTACCCTGTTTTACCTTCACATCTCAGACACCTCCCATCTTTGTCCTTGTACTGTCTGTTCCTCTGGACCATTGTGTGAACTGTCCTGACCCCCCATGCTGTCCCTGCATCGTCTGGCCTGAGTGTGCTCTCTGTATACTGTGTCACAGTCTGTTACACCAATTAAAGAAGCAGGAGGCTTCCTTCTGGTCTCATTACTGTGGCGGCACCCATAGGTCTCCTGGTGGTTCTGACATGGGTCTCCTGGTGGTTCTGACATGggtctcctggtgtgtgtgtgtttgggggtgagCCTCACGGTTCTGACATATGTGCATAGGACATCACTACAGCAAGTGACACACACTAACCACCAGAGCATGAGCCTGACTGCCCTTCCCACACACGGACCTGGCAAGGTAGGTCTCCTGGCCTCTCCTCCCAGGGGACACAGCCATTAAGCCAGAGCTGGGTTAATGACTCCTGTCTGTCTGGGTGTGTGGGATAGGACACATGCAACAGCCTCATGAGCTCACCCTAAGGATCAAGGCTGAATTAGACTCAGCCAGGGTAGGGTCAGGTCTGGGCCAGGTGGAATCCAAGAACAGGGTGGCTGGGTGGTCTTTGCTTACTAACACCAGAGGACATGCCAACTCTCCCCAGAGATAAGCACAAACGGCAACAGTGCCACTCCTCAGCACAAAATgacacaggacaggaactctgTGAACAAGATCATTTAATAGTGACCCTCTGCTGTCCACTTCGGTGCCTAGGCCACCCACTGCACCCAAGAGGATGCTGGGCCGTAGGAAAGGCCGCTGGACATCAGTCTCCAAACTACCAACAGCAGTTCACAGAGCTGGGATGGCAGTGCCCTCCCTCAGGGAAGCAGGCCTGCTCGCATCTGGAAGGCCAGGCCGTCCCCTCGGGTGGCTTGCTGAGGAAAGAAACAGGTTGGAAGCATGAGAAACTAAGTGTAGACACAATGAGGGCAGAGCATAGGCAGAGTGGTACCACCAACCTTGTTGATCTCTCTGTGTCGTTCTTTGGTTACGATCTCCTCTAAAACCTCACCGTCTCCCTTGATGAGCCTGAGGGTAGGAGGTCATCAGCTTAGCAAGAAAGGGTCTGGTACTTTCAAGTCATAGCCACAGAAACACTCACCCAAGGAAAGGAACCCCATGGCTCAAGCCCAACTATCTTGAGAAGGGGGTGCCTGGGTGCTCCTCCCAATCAACTACCACTCTTAGGACAGAATGGAGAAGCTCCAGGTAGGCTCGCCTTTGTCAGCCTACAACCATTAACCCAGGTCAGCCAACAGCAACCACTCAAAAAGCATCAAGGCGCTTCCAGTCCTGCAAGTCCTCAAGAGGCACCGGGTGACAGCAGGAACGTCACAGCACAGTGACCATTTCCCCTACACTttttatagaaatggtgacagctCCCCATCCGAGCACAACCTGGGCCAATACTCAGCACTGAGCAGAGGGCAGGGCTGGCTGGCTGTGCCTTCTGTACCACACCTTGTACGGCCGGTCTCTGGGTCCACCACCTTTCGAATAACGCTCTGTCGAGCGTCCCACTCCTCCTTTGTCATGGGCTTCATGGCCTGGATACGAGACTTCTGCTCGTCTGTCAGGACTGGAAGGGAATATGGAGGAGGTGTCAGACCCGGAGAGAGGACCCTCCTCCCACCACATGCTGGCCTGCACAGTACCTGGGCCATCATTGTCCTCCCCAGCTGATCTGTGCCACTGATCCAGAGAGGGGCCGGGCAGAGCCTCGGCCtggtgcaccaccactgccttcTCCTTGcctttcctcttcatcttcttcttccgtttcttcttcttcttcctcttcttcttatctTTGTGCTTCCCTCGCTTCTTCCGGCCATCActggaggatgaggatgaggtgGAGCTagaagaactggaagaggaggaggaggaggaggaagagctggaTCTCGATGTCCtctgggccttgtgcttgcttctcTCTGTGATGCAGGGAGAAGGTAAGGCCTCTGTCCCCAACGCTAACCTGAAGCAGATTCAGGCCTCTACATGGTAGGACTTTCCCTATAGGCTCTCCAAGAGAACATTTGGAACCTTCTTTGGGGTTCTAGAAGTCACTACGTGCCTAGGAGGGTGACCAGGCTCGATCTTGAAGACCCAATGCATTAGAGGAATGAATAAGGAACACCCTCCACTCAACAGAGCCTTTCACACCCTAGGGCCTCAATCCAGAGTCAACCAAGAATCCCTCAATCCCTTTAGgcggatgggggtggggagagatgcAAGCCTCCC from Rattus norvegicus strain BN/NHsdMcwi chromosome 12, GRCr8, whole genome shotgun sequence includes the following:
- the Arl6ip4 gene encoding ADP-ribosylation factor-like protein 6-interacting protein 4 isoform X1, translating into MKRKGKEKAVVVHQAEALPGPSLDQWHRSAGEDNDGPVLTDEQKSRIQAMKPMTKEEWDARQSVIRKVVDPETGRTRLIKGDGEVLEEIVTKERHREINKQATRGDGLAFQMRAGLLP
- the Arl6ip4 gene encoding ADP-ribosylation factor-like protein 6-interacting protein 4, coding for MAHVSSRKRSRSRSRSRGRRGSEKRSKRSSKDSSRNCSTSKSQGHKASSTSGVEERSKHKAQRTSRSSSSSSSSSSSSSSSSTSSSSSSDGRKKRGKHKDKKKRKKKKKRKKKMKRKGKEKAVVVHQAEALPGPSLDQWHRSAGEDNDGPVLTDEQKSRIQAMKPMTKEEWDARQSVIRKVVDPETGRTRLIKGDGEVLEEIVTKERHREINKQATRGDGLAFQMRAGLLP